One Leptolyngbya sp. CCY15150 DNA segment encodes these proteins:
- a CDS encoding NYN domain-containing protein, which translates to MPRPTFRAVLLIDGYNMVGSWPDLKSARDRLGLEEARHQLTQLLLGYSVYQQYNTQIIFDAHYQGNPGSQEQISPHVAIQYTSYRQTADTYIEKTCAAFRHDLRRFEQRLIVATSDRAQQLTVMGYNAECMSAEKLLADIEAIARRVQRQKSSAKTSSRRLLSSRLDPAAQAKLAKLRLGLPTDLPPQSQRF; encoded by the coding sequence ATGCCACGCCCAACCTTTCGAGCGGTTCTCCTGATCGACGGCTACAACATGGTCGGCAGTTGGCCAGACCTCAAATCTGCCCGCGATCGCCTGGGTTTAGAAGAAGCTAGGCATCAGCTCACCCAACTGCTCCTAGGCTATAGCGTCTACCAGCAGTACAACACCCAAATCATCTTCGACGCCCACTATCAAGGCAATCCTGGCAGCCAAGAGCAGATTTCTCCCCACGTTGCCATTCAATACACCAGCTATCGCCAAACCGCTGACACCTATATTGAAAAGACCTGCGCCGCCTTTCGCCATGACCTCCGACGGTTTGAGCAGCGTTTGATTGTGGCCACCTCCGATCGCGCCCAGCAGCTCACCGTCATGGGCTACAACGCGGAATGCATGTCGGCCGAGAAATTGCTGGCAGATATTGAAGCGATCGCCCGTCGGGTGCAGCGACAGAAATCCTCCGCCAAAACCTCCTCCCGCCGTCTCCTCTCCAGTCGCCTAGACCCCGCCGCCCAAGCCAAGTTAGCCAAGCTGCGCCTAGGGCTGCCCACGGATCTACCGCCCCAATCCCAGCGATTTTGA
- a CDS encoding energy-coupling factor ABC transporter ATP-binding protein — protein sequence MTEAAIAIRDLQFYWDKQHPILQGCSLDVPKGEFWMLLGTNGSGKSTLLKLLSGLLQPQSGEIWAQSPIGYVFQNPDHQLVMPTVGADVAFSLVEEHLSLPEIHERVDEALAAVKLLHLKRRPIYALSGGQKQRIAIAGAIARHCQVLLLDEPTALLDADSQADLVIQVKKLVQERNITALWVTHRLEELDHCDGAFLLQQGRVVDQGDPERLKRQLMVHAS from the coding sequence ATGACTGAGGCTGCGATCGCCATTCGAGATCTCCAGTTTTACTGGGACAAGCAGCACCCTATTCTCCAGGGGTGTTCCCTTGATGTGCCGAAGGGAGAGTTTTGGATGCTCTTGGGCACCAACGGCAGCGGCAAATCGACCCTGCTCAAGCTGCTCAGCGGCCTACTACAGCCTCAGTCTGGTGAAATTTGGGCCCAGTCGCCCATTGGCTATGTCTTTCAAAATCCTGATCACCAATTGGTGATGCCCACAGTTGGGGCCGACGTAGCCTTTAGCCTGGTGGAAGAACATTTATCGCTGCCCGAAATCCACGAACGGGTGGATGAAGCCCTCGCCGCTGTTAAGTTGCTGCACCTGAAGCGCCGCCCCATCTATGCCCTCAGTGGCGGACAGAAACAGCGGATCGCCATTGCTGGAGCGATCGCCCGCCATTGCCAAGTCTTACTCCTGGATGAACCCACGGCACTTCTAGATGCCGACAGCCAAGCCGATTTGGTCATTCAGGTGAAAAAACTGGTGCAGGAACGCAACATTACCGCCCTCTGGGTCACCCATCGGCTCGAAGAACTCGATCACTGTGACGGTGCATTTTTGCTACAGCAAGGACGCGTGGTCGATCAAGGCGATCCAGAACGGCTGAAGCGCCAGTTGATGGTACATGCCAGCTAG